The nucleotide window GTGCCCCCAGCAGTGCCCAGCTGGCCTCCAGCGTCCCCCGCACCGCTGCTTCTTCTGGAGGAAGTGGCACCACTCCCACAATGTGGTGCGCCCCGCTGTGGTCCGACCTCCCTACGTCGTGCCCAAAGTAATGACTCTCTTAATTCACTATCCAGCTGAGGGTCTTTTTCCCACCAGCAGCACCTCCCAAGTGCTATTATGACTCAAAGGTAGCGACTAGGTCTACCATTATAGATCGGCCTAGAGGAACATGTCTGTTCAGTTTCGCTCAGAGATCTTACCAGTATGGAAAAAATGAGACTGCTAGATTCAGTGTTGCATTTGAGGATATATATGTGAAAGAATGGCCCTCTTAGTGACTCAGACATGCTATCATGATCTGTAAGTGTGGCTCACTGATGatagattttctttttcttgtaagattatgttatttttttgtgattGGATGTTTTTTGAAATGGTGTCAATTGTGAAATGTGAATTGGTTAACGCTTTAGTTTAGGGAGCATATTTACCAAGAATAAATTACCTATTCAGTAAGAATTCGATATTGCTGGAGAAAGACCTAATACATGTGTAATTACACTTGATACAAACCTTATTAAGCactaatacatacatacacatattagttATGTATTAATGGCTAACATGTGTTCCCTAAACTAAAGTGTTACCGTGAATTGTGTAAATAGGAAAGCTTTGAAGAAGAAAGGGAATAGGCTGATTGGTAATGGATGGTCCTAAAGCTCATAGTTTATGATTCTGTGTGATGAGTCCTCTTCAGATGTCTCTTATTCTAAGCACTCTGTTAGaactgtctctatctctctctctctctctctctgctcgtgtgtgtgtgtgtgtgtgtgttgtgtgatcaCAGGAAAGGATGTTAAATCATTGGACAGTTacagcctctcctcctctcatctttttccacaccatatacacacagagaatcCCAAGTCATCATATACTTTAGACTacattatgttttattttgttcatttatttgttttaacgAGACTGTCCTAAAAGCCAGAACAAAGTAAAAACAGGACAGATATAGAGGTATCGGTCTCTCATCTGGAGGACCCGCATTTTACTTTCCGCCTTGTCTGTTTAAATTGGACCTTTTTCCATTTTTGTCCATATTCTCCCCCCGTTGTTTTTTTCccatctctcccttttcccATAACCTTCATTCAGataaaggaaaataaaacaaaggaaACTCTAGCAACAGCTTTTGAAGAGACTGAAGTGTTTTTGAGGTGTGGTCATGATATTGTTAAGAACTGCAGCAtacatgtttctctctctcgtcctctcctctcccccttcctcttcctctctctcgttctctagCACATCCAGAGGCCTGACTATGTGTCCTCCAGTTCTGTTCCTGATTGGCCAAACTACATCGAGATTAAGGATGAGGAGCAGATTGAAGGTCTAAAGAGGGCTTGCCAACTTGCCAGACAAATACTGCTTCTAGCCGGAAGAAGTCTCAAggtaataggtgtgtgtgtgtgtgtgtgtgtgtctgtgtgtgtgtgtgtgtgtgtgtgcgtatgtgcactAATGTACATGTGTTACACTCCACAAATGTTGGggagttttgttttttgtgtgtttgtttgtgctttgAGTCAATGGaacatttatgttgtttatCCCTTCCCCTAGGTTGGCATGACGACAGACGAGATAGACTTCATAGTCCATCAGGAAGCGATCCGCCACAATGCCTACCCCTCCCCACTGAACTATGGGGGTTTCCCAAAATCTGTCTGCACCTCCGTCAACAACGTGGTGTGTCACGGCATaccagacaggtgtgtgtgtgtgtgtgtgtgtgattgtgtctgtgtatctttATAGACACCATCTTTTGCAAAAAGGTAACCTGCTTATATCTTGTATGTCTTGTTATATTTATAGATATTTGACTATTTAAAAGACAATACACTGACATTATGACATAATCTCTACACCCAACAACTGAAAAAGAGCAACAGTTGCTAACAAAACAAATGGAACAcagaccacaacaacaacaaaaagtgcATGCATAGGATAGATCGCCTAGAGATATGAATTCATAGTTCCAGTCCAGGTTACGTTTTCACTTAGTTTACATTAGATTTTATAACATTTCTTAAAGGAGCCATTTAGGATGcatctaattttttttttcaaatttatgtttttgcatttttaatttATGCATCACATCTCTGATTCGTTGACTGTATGTTGGAGTGGTCTTGTATGTCCTTGGCAGTaaatttgtgttttattttttcatccTGCAGCCGTCGGCTTCAAGATGGCGATATCATTAACATCGATGTGACTGTGAGTGCCTGCTAAAAATCTAAGCAAACACGTGTACACAATAATAGTACATACACCTAAATAAAATAGAGGTACTGATTGAAATGCtttcatttttaattaatttatacatacagtatgctcaCACGTATAAAAGCCGCTGTTCTATAGAGTTTCTTGCTGTCTCTTAGGTTTACCTGGAGGGTTACCATGGTGATACCTCCGAGACCTTTCTAGTTGGTTCTGTGGATGAGGTAGGGAGGAAGCTGGTAGATGTGGCGAGACGTTGCCGTGACGAGGCCATCGCCGCCTGCCGCCCTGGTCAACCCCTCTGTGTCATCGGCAACACAATCACAAtcaggtgtgtggtgtgtgtgtgtgtgtgtgtgtgtgtgtgtgtgtgtgtgtgtgtgtgtgtgtgtagtgaaggCCTCTTCCCACTCAAAGTTCTCAACGCTTGAAAGTCTAACATGAACTGACATCCCTTGAAAAGAATGTTGGcgtcaacacatacacaaagacatgtgtctctgtcacaaacacattcatttaGAACACACTTGTCCTGATTTATGTAAAAGGAATATTCTTGGCATGTTTCGACGTCCTTCAAGGTGACGCGGCAAGTTAGTGTTTTTAGAGGTATCATTGCTATTGCAGAGTAGATGTATCAAAAATGCAACGTGCATTGTATTGTGTAAATGGTCGTATCATCCAGGCAATGGATGAGGCAATAACAGAGGCAATAACTGAGGCAATAACAGAGTATAAACTCCAACTAAGATGCAGTGCTGTTCAAAGCCTCTTGGAAGATGTGGAAGTTTGGGATGGTAATCCTGAG belongs to Alosa alosa isolate M-15738 ecotype Scorff River chromosome 23, AALO_Geno_1.1, whole genome shotgun sequence and includes:
- the metap1d gene encoding methionine aminopeptidase 1D, mitochondrial isoform X2, which encodes MAAPIATKWSCRSGWPALLQRVAWGPPCPQQCPAGLQRPPHRCFFWRKWHHSHNVVRPAVVRPPYVVPKHIQRPDYVSSSSVPDWPNYIEIKDEEQIEGLKRACQLARQILLLAGRSLKVGMTTDEIDFIVHQEAIRHNAYPSPLNYGGFPKSVCTSVNNVVCHGIPDSRRLQDGDIINIDVTVYLEGYHGDTSETFLVGSVDEVGRKLVDVARRCRDEAIAACRPGQPLCVIGNTISDTAYTHGFSVCPYFIGHGIGSYFHGHPEIWHHANDNDLQMEEGMAFTIVSSSFL
- the metap1d gene encoding methionine aminopeptidase 1D, mitochondrial isoform X1, whose translation is MAAPIATKWSCRSGWPALLQRVAWGPPCPQQCPAGLQRPPHRCFFWRKWHHSHNVVRPAVVRPPYVVPKHIQRPDYVSSSSVPDWPNYIEIKDEEQIEGLKRACQLARQILLLAGRSLKVGMTTDEIDFIVHQEAIRHNAYPSPLNYGGFPKSVCTSVNNVVCHGIPDSRRLQDGDIINIDVTVYLEGYHGDTSETFLVGSVDEVGRKLVDVARRCRDEAIAACRPGQPLCVIGNTISDTAYTHGFSVCPYFIGHGIGSYFHGHPEIWHHANDNDLQMEEGMAFTIEPILMEGSAEFRILKDKWTAVSVDDKRSAQFEHTVVITSDGVEILTKLPEEY